One uncultured Hyphomonas sp. genomic region harbors:
- a CDS encoding TonB-dependent receptor, protein MNSRHARSVSRFAIAGLIGATALTPVAAAQAGDAVKKLDTVKVTATRREQTLQEVPVAVSVLSDDILESTGTSSVDTLSDLTPSLTLLKGNNESNSSVSIRGLGTSVFSSAVEPSVSIVIDDVLMARSGQGFQDLIDIQRVEVLRGPQSTLFGKNASAGVVSVTTKAPSKTLTGGFDVELAEEDNAYGVRGTLSGPISDTAGFRLSAFKNDYDGHIRNVANGERVGGSESWGLRGKLQFDPTDKLTVTLIGDYRESESEPVVTIRSANNPAYLQQLAPVVPSETNTSLRANAETYANTEQAGLSAKAEYKFDNDFTLTSVSAWRSWDFANNLDVDGMSNEDPLPGGLLTFDLNSGATSLDQYTQEIRLASPDMGNYDFLIGAFAYYLDLNRHFERRLEIAIPAGNIAQSGQFDGSVENTYYAAFASGNYYFNDQTSLFGGARILTEDVDWTALRDPTNVLIPGDLSLGGVQGTLADFTGGVSDTAVVGNVGLRHSFNEYVNAYASYSRGYKGRATTIAFASVQGEEPVDAEESDAYEIGLKLTTPDGRWAANFAAFHTDFKNFQSQAQLPGEIATLLINAGDVSTEGFEGELMGRPTDLTDVSLGFALIDATIDSFPAGPCYPGQTAAEGCVNGNQDLAGAELPYSPDLRITFFGRQRVPFSSMPFDGFVQASGYWQDDITFSLNQNPDTREDARAIVNASIGIEDKDGRYQASVFVNNLFDENYVTSISELGLFGGFTYQYVPRDHQRYVGIRFGANF, encoded by the coding sequence ATGAATTCACGTCACGCACGTAGCGTTTCTCGTTTCGCCATTGCCGGCCTGATCGGGGCCACGGCGCTGACGCCCGTCGCAGCCGCTCAGGCGGGCGATGCCGTCAAGAAGCTCGACACCGTCAAGGTAACGGCAACCCGGAGAGAGCAAACGCTCCAGGAAGTCCCTGTTGCCGTTTCGGTCCTTTCCGACGATATCCTTGAATCGACCGGAACGAGTTCTGTCGACACGCTTTCAGATCTGACCCCAAGCCTGACGCTTCTGAAAGGCAACAATGAATCCAACAGCTCGGTCAGTATTCGGGGTCTCGGGACATCGGTATTCTCGTCTGCCGTTGAGCCCTCCGTTTCGATCGTCATCGACGATGTTCTCATGGCCCGCTCGGGACAGGGCTTTCAGGACCTGATCGACATCCAGCGCGTTGAAGTCCTGCGCGGCCCTCAGAGCACGCTATTCGGCAAGAATGCGTCTGCGGGTGTTGTCTCCGTTACAACCAAAGCGCCAAGCAAGACGCTCACCGGCGGATTCGATGTCGAACTGGCAGAAGAAGACAATGCCTACGGTGTGCGCGGCACGCTTTCCGGTCCGATTTCCGATACGGCTGGCTTCCGCCTGAGCGCATTCAAAAATGATTATGACGGGCACATCCGTAATGTTGCAAACGGCGAACGCGTCGGCGGCAGTGAAAGCTGGGGTCTGCGGGGCAAGCTGCAGTTCGACCCCACGGACAAGCTGACGGTGACGCTGATCGGCGATTATCGCGAATCCGAATCGGAACCCGTCGTGACGATTCGTTCAGCCAATAACCCAGCCTATCTCCAGCAGCTGGCGCCTGTTGTTCCCAGCGAGACAAATACGTCGCTCAGGGCCAATGCCGAAACGTATGCGAATACGGAACAGGCCGGCCTGTCCGCCAAGGCTGAGTACAAATTCGACAATGATTTCACGCTGACATCGGTGTCGGCATGGCGGTCCTGGGACTTTGCCAACAATCTTGATGTTGACGGTATGTCAAACGAGGATCCGCTTCCGGGTGGCTTGCTGACTTTCGACCTGAACAGCGGGGCGACCAGTCTTGATCAGTATACCCAGGAAATCCGACTCGCTTCGCCGGACATGGGGAACTATGATTTCCTCATTGGCGCATTCGCCTACTATCTTGACCTGAACCGGCATTTCGAACGCCGGCTCGAAATTGCCATCCCGGCAGGGAATATTGCTCAGTCGGGCCAGTTCGATGGCTCCGTTGAGAACACCTATTATGCGGCCTTTGCGAGCGGGAATTATTATTTCAATGACCAGACGTCGCTGTTCGGCGGCGCGCGTATCCTGACAGAAGATGTCGATTGGACCGCCCTTCGCGATCCAACAAATGTCCTGATCCCGGGGGACCTTTCACTTGGCGGGGTGCAAGGCACTCTGGCTGACTTTACAGGCGGTGTGAGCGACACCGCTGTTGTGGGTAATGTCGGTTTGCGACATTCCTTCAATGAATATGTCAATGCCTATGCGAGCTACTCCCGGGGTTACAAGGGCCGGGCGACTACTATCGCATTCGCGTCCGTTCAGGGGGAAGAGCCGGTCGATGCCGAAGAGTCCGATGCCTACGAAATTGGTCTCAAGCTCACCACCCCAGATGGCCGATGGGCTGCAAACTTTGCGGCATTCCATACGGACTTCAAGAACTTCCAATCGCAAGCACAGCTGCCAGGTGAAATCGCAACGCTTCTCATCAATGCCGGCGATGTATCCACTGAAGGCTTCGAAGGTGAGCTGATGGGGCGACCGACCGATCTGACCGATGTGAGCCTGGGTTTCGCCCTGATCGATGCAACGATTGACAGCTTCCCGGCAGGCCCCTGCTATCCCGGCCAGACCGCCGCTGAAGGCTGCGTGAACGGGAATCAGGACCTTGCGGGCGCGGAGCTGCCATACTCTCCTGACCTGCGCATCACATTCTTCGGCCGCCAGCGCGTCCCGTTCAGCTCGATGCCATTCGATGGCTTCGTGCAGGCCAGCGGATACTGGCAGGACGACATCACGTTCTCACTGAACCAGAACCCGGACACGCGTGAAGATGCCCGCGCCATCGTGAACGCTTCGATCGGAATTGAGGACAAGGATGGCCGGTACCAGGCGTCGGTCTTCGTCAACAACTTGTTCGATGAGAACTATGTCACATCGATATCCGAATTGGGTTTGTTTGGCGGGTTCACCTACCAATACGTACCGCGCGATCACCAGCGTTATGTCGGAATTCGCTTCGGCGCGAATTTCTGA
- the iolB gene encoding 5-deoxy-glucuronate isomerase, which translates to MTDLRVKTSHPATDGCVLSVTPESAGWTYVGFAVHKLGAGDTFEKPATELEACLVILSGKASVTVAGQEYPNLGERDNVFAGPPAAMYIPMGQGYSVRAETQLEIAVCTAPGGGDYEPRVIPPGSISSEVRGQGSNTRFVQDILPGSDPAHSLLVVEVITPGGNWSSYPPHKHDSDALPEESALEETYYHRLHPSQGFAFQRVYTDDRSIDQTIAVEDGDCVMVPEGYHPVGAPFGYDLYYLNVMAGAKRKWVFRNDPAHAWMLNK; encoded by the coding sequence ATGACAGATCTGCGCGTCAAAACAAGCCACCCCGCCACGGATGGGTGTGTACTATCGGTCACTCCGGAATCCGCCGGATGGACTTATGTCGGATTTGCCGTACACAAACTCGGCGCCGGCGACACTTTCGAAAAGCCCGCAACAGAATTGGAAGCCTGCCTCGTCATCCTGTCGGGCAAGGCGAGTGTTACGGTTGCGGGCCAAGAGTATCCAAATCTTGGTGAACGGGACAACGTTTTCGCTGGTCCGCCAGCGGCCATGTACATCCCGATGGGGCAGGGCTATTCAGTTCGCGCGGAAACACAGCTCGAGATTGCCGTCTGCACCGCACCTGGCGGCGGAGACTACGAGCCGCGGGTAATTCCTCCGGGCTCCATCAGCTCCGAGGTCAGGGGACAGGGATCGAATACGCGTTTCGTCCAGGATATCCTGCCGGGCTCAGACCCTGCGCACAGCCTGCTTGTTGTTGAGGTAATCACGCCGGGCGGAAACTGGTCGAGCTACCCACCCCACAAGCATGATTCCGATGCTTTGCCGGAAGAATCTGCTTTGGAAGAAACCTATTATCATCGGCTGCATCCATCTCAGGGATTTGCTTTCCAGCGCGTCTATACCGATGACCGTTCCATCGATCAGACAATCGCCGTGGAAGATGGAGACTGCGTGATGGTTCCAGAAGGGTACCATCCTGTCGGTGCACCATTCGGATATGATCTCTACTACCTCAACGTAATGGCAGGCGCGAAGCGGAAGTGGGTGTTCCGGAACGATCCGGCTCACGCGTGGATGTTGAATAAATAA
- a CDS encoding MurR/RpiR family transcriptional regulator yields MMPAKTAEEVRLQIKREYDGYSKQLRIVAQYILDHPNEIGLETVTVVAERMGVQPSTVVRLAKALGFDGASQLQRLFKEEVVSGAGALGYKERIRQYQAPKSGGGSDHFSSVLDEALECGILGLEDLRHSMSAKDIAKAVQLIQSADTLFVAGFQRSFPVAAYLSYALQRLRKNTVFIDGAGGLYEHQIEFSTKDDLLIAVGFNPYSDQIVSTLDQAKRNKMKILGISDSHVSPVVVGSNAQFIVHDPVVRGFRTLTSSMTLAQAIVLAYAFNETKA; encoded by the coding sequence ATGATGCCAGCGAAAACCGCAGAAGAAGTTAGGCTGCAGATCAAGCGGGAATATGACGGTTACAGCAAGCAATTGCGAATCGTCGCGCAGTATATTCTGGATCACCCGAACGAAATTGGACTGGAAACCGTTACGGTCGTAGCAGAACGCATGGGCGTTCAGCCTTCGACGGTTGTCAGGCTGGCCAAGGCGCTTGGCTTTGATGGGGCGTCGCAGCTGCAGAGGCTTTTCAAGGAGGAAGTCGTCAGCGGAGCAGGGGCGCTCGGTTACAAGGAACGTATTCGCCAGTACCAGGCGCCGAAATCCGGAGGCGGATCGGATCATTTTTCAAGCGTGCTCGATGAAGCGCTGGAGTGCGGGATACTGGGGCTTGAAGATCTTCGCCACTCGATGAGCGCCAAGGATATCGCCAAGGCGGTCCAGCTCATCCAGTCCGCAGACACCCTGTTCGTCGCCGGATTCCAGAGATCCTTTCCGGTCGCGGCATATCTGTCCTATGCGCTTCAGAGACTGAGAAAGAACACTGTCTTTATAGATGGCGCCGGCGGTCTTTACGAGCATCAGATCGAGTTTTCGACCAAGGATGACCTGTTGATCGCCGTCGGATTCAATCCGTATTCAGATCAGATCGTTTCGACCCTGGATCAGGCAAAACGAAACAAAATGAAAATTCTTGGAATCAGCGACAGTCATGTGAGTCCCGTCGTCGTCGGTTCAAATGCGCAGTTCATCGTCCATGATCCGGTTGTCCGGGGCTTCCGGACTTTGACCTCGTCGATGACGCTCGCGCAGGCCATCGTGCTCGCCTACGCTTTCAACGAAACAAAAGCGTAG
- a CDS encoding Gfo/Idh/MocA family oxidoreductase — protein MKQKYRIALIGTGYIGKTHALAYRSVNAVFPDLPELVADLVVDIDETAGRAFAAQFGFARFSTDWHDAVSDPEIDIIAIATPNHLHKDMAIEALRAGKHVYCEKPLAVTIEDSEAMAEAARNASGQTLVGYNYLCNPALQLARKMIESGRIGRPLFFRGVNDEDYMADPMTPHSWRCERAKAGAGTLGDLATHLISLSQFLMGDITHVSGRTYTAHARRPVADEPEVFRAVENDDVVSMQVEFEGGARGELSSSRIAWGRKNRLALEIHGERGTILFDQERLNELEVYFSSDDSEGQGFRKILIGPTHPPYGAFVQSTGHQLGFNDLKVIEVQNLIEGIRGGKPTYPSFEDALKVEQVIARALAE, from the coding sequence ATGAAACAAAAATACAGGATCGCGCTTATCGGGACCGGCTATATTGGGAAAACGCATGCGCTCGCTTACAGGTCGGTGAACGCGGTCTTCCCGGACCTGCCGGAATTGGTGGCCGACCTCGTGGTCGACATCGATGAAACGGCAGGACGCGCCTTCGCCGCGCAATTCGGCTTCGCCAGGTTTTCAACAGACTGGCATGATGCGGTCTCCGATCCGGAAATCGACATCATTGCGATCGCCACGCCAAACCATCTGCACAAGGATATGGCCATCGAAGCGCTCCGGGCGGGCAAGCACGTTTATTGTGAAAAGCCGCTCGCTGTAACGATCGAAGATTCCGAGGCCATGGCTGAGGCGGCCCGCAATGCTTCCGGCCAGACGCTTGTCGGATACAACTACCTCTGCAACCCGGCCCTCCAACTCGCCCGGAAGATGATTGAGTCAGGCAGGATAGGCCGGCCGCTCTTTTTCCGTGGCGTGAATGATGAAGATTATATGGCCGATCCGATGACGCCCCACAGCTGGCGGTGCGAACGGGCAAAAGCAGGAGCTGGCACCTTAGGCGACCTCGCTACTCATCTGATCAGTCTATCCCAATTCTTGATGGGAGACATCACTCACGTTTCGGGACGTACTTACACGGCGCACGCAAGGCGGCCAGTCGCGGATGAACCGGAAGTATTCAGGGCGGTTGAGAATGACGATGTGGTGTCGATGCAAGTGGAGTTCGAAGGTGGTGCCAGGGGCGAACTCTCTTCCAGCCGAATCGCCTGGGGCCGAAAGAACCGTCTGGCACTAGAAATTCACGGAGAGCGTGGAACGATCCTTTTCGATCAGGAACGTTTGAACGAGTTGGAAGTTTATTTTTCTTCAGATGACAGCGAAGGGCAGGGGTTTCGGAAAATCTTAATTGGTCCCACCCACCCACCTTACGGCGCCTTTGTGCAATCTACGGGTCACCAGCTCGGCTTCAATGACCTCAAGGTTATTGAGGTCCAAAATCTGATCGAGGGAATAAGGGGTGGCAAACCCACCTATCCTTCATTTGAAGACGCGCTCAAAGTCGAGCAGGTGATTGCACGGGCGCTCGCGGAGTAG
- the iolC gene encoding 5-dehydro-2-deoxygluconokinase → MADAQRNLDVITIGRAGVDLYGQQVGGRLEDVQSFSKYLGGCPANIAVGTARLGLNSAIFTRVGDDHMGRFLLEEFGREGVSCDGVSMDPDRLTALVILGIRDKETFPLIFYRENCADMALTEQDVREDMIADSQSILITGTHMSTDSSRAASWKAVQLAKRHNTRIILDVDYRPVLWGLTAPSLGEERYVPDSAVTEVLQAFAPDCDLIVGTEEELHILGGSTDTFEAMRFIRTLSDATIVCKRGEQGCTVFTDKIPDSFDQGVSGEGFEVDVFNVLGAGDAFMSGFLRGWLRDQPLEECCRLANACGAIVVSRHGCAPAIPTLEELNWFLDNGSAFTALRKDAQLERLHWATTRGSQKNDLAVFAIDHRSQLEELAQECGVASDRISKLKRLALHSLEALTPDGLELGILLDGRYGATALEDAADLPYWTGRAIERPGSRPLDFDTNMTVGGEMQEWSRTQVAKCLCFYHPDDPECLRDLQERRILDAYKAARESRREFLLEIICSKHGDVTTNTMSSIMQRIYDIGVYPDWWKLEPSSEEATWNNITRIIEANDPHCRGILLLGLAASADDILACFREAARFPIIRGFAVGRTIFQEPAKQWMMGDIDDAEVASRLRQNFLQLIDGWREARCAR, encoded by the coding sequence ATGGCGGATGCGCAGCGCAATCTTGATGTCATTACTATTGGGCGCGCAGGTGTCGATCTCTACGGACAGCAGGTCGGGGGCCGGCTGGAGGACGTCCAGAGTTTCTCGAAATACCTGGGCGGGTGTCCGGCCAACATCGCTGTCGGCACGGCTCGCCTGGGTTTGAATTCTGCGATCTTCACCCGGGTGGGCGATGATCATATGGGCAGGTTCCTGCTGGAGGAGTTCGGCCGGGAAGGCGTGTCCTGTGACGGTGTCTCGATGGATCCTGACCGGCTGACAGCGTTGGTCATCCTGGGGATCAGGGACAAGGAGACGTTTCCGCTGATCTTCTACCGGGAAAATTGTGCTGACATGGCGCTCACGGAGCAGGATGTCCGTGAGGACATGATCGCGGACTCGCAATCAATCCTCATCACCGGGACCCACATGTCGACGGATAGCAGCCGGGCTGCGAGCTGGAAGGCAGTGCAGCTCGCAAAAAGACACAATACCAGAATTATCCTCGATGTGGACTATCGTCCCGTGCTCTGGGGGCTGACCGCTCCGTCCCTTGGCGAAGAGCGATATGTGCCGGATTCCGCGGTCACGGAAGTCCTGCAGGCATTCGCGCCGGATTGTGACCTGATCGTCGGTACGGAAGAGGAGCTGCACATCCTCGGCGGATCGACCGACACGTTCGAAGCAATGCGTTTCATTCGGACACTCAGTGATGCGACCATCGTCTGCAAACGCGGCGAACAAGGCTGCACGGTCTTTACCGACAAGATTCCAGACTCTTTCGATCAGGGCGTGTCGGGAGAAGGTTTCGAGGTAGACGTCTTCAATGTGCTTGGCGCGGGGGATGCCTTCATGAGCGGCTTCCTCCGGGGCTGGCTGCGTGATCAGCCATTGGAGGAATGCTGCAGGCTCGCGAACGCGTGCGGGGCGATCGTTGTGTCACGCCATGGCTGCGCGCCGGCGATCCCGACCCTGGAGGAGCTGAACTGGTTCCTGGACAACGGCTCTGCCTTTACGGCCCTTCGCAAGGATGCGCAGCTGGAACGGCTTCACTGGGCAACGACTCGCGGGAGCCAGAAGAACGACCTGGCCGTCTTTGCCATCGATCATCGCTCGCAGCTCGAGGAATTGGCACAGGAGTGCGGCGTCGCATCTGACAGAATTTCAAAGTTGAAGCGTCTGGCCCTGCATTCGCTGGAAGCGCTCACCCCCGACGGGCTGGAACTCGGTATCCTTCTGGATGGGCGTTATGGTGCGACAGCGCTCGAGGATGCGGCTGACCTTCCATACTGGACCGGCCGCGCGATCGAGCGGCCCGGATCCAGGCCGCTGGATTTCGACACGAACATGACTGTCGGCGGAGAGATGCAGGAATGGTCGAGAACCCAGGTTGCAAAATGCCTGTGCTTCTACCATCCGGACGATCCAGAATGCCTTCGTGACCTGCAGGAGCGGAGGATCCTGGACGCCTACAAGGCGGCCCGTGAGTCGCGACGGGAGTTCCTGCTTGAAATCATCTGTTCGAAACATGGAGATGTGACGACGAACACGATGAGCTCAATCATGCAGCGTATTTATGATATTGGGGTATATCCTGACTGGTGGAAACTTGAACCCTCGTCCGAAGAAGCGACATGGAACAACATTACCCGGATTATCGAGGCGAATGACCCGCATTGCCGCGGGATCCTTCTGCTTGGGCTTGCGGCATCGGCGGACGACATCTTGGCCTGTTTCCGGGAGGCGGCCAGATTCCCGATCATCCGGGGGTTTGCGGTCGGAAGGACAATCTTCCAGGAGCCCGCCAAGCAGTGGATGATGGGGGATATCGACGACGCTGAGGTCGCGTCCCGGCTGAGGCAGAATTTCCTGCAGCTCATCGATGGCTGGCGGGAAGCCCGCTGCGCAAGATAA
- the iolD gene encoding 3D-(3,5/4)-trihydroxycyclohexane-1,2-dione acylhydrolase (decyclizing), whose protein sequence is MATQTVRMTMAQALVRFLSNQMIETEHETIPYFGGVWAIFGHGNVSGIGEALYQVRDRLPTFRANNEQAMAHTAIAYAKAGFRRQAMVCTSSIGPGATNFLTAAALAHVNRLPVLFLPGDVFANRRPDPVLQQVEDFQDGTVSANDCFKPVSRYFDRITRPEQILLALPRMMSVFTDPSTCGPVCLSLCQDVQAQAYDYPVSFFEERIWRIRRPEPDRFEMDRLVRAMETARRPLIIAGGGALYSGASQVLGAFAERVGIPVAETQAGRSTLRYSHPMNLGAIGVTGSDAANAAASEADLIVGIGTRLQDFTTGSRALISAEGRQLFQVNIASYDAEKHMATPVVGDARQVVARLSEMITQAAIEEDWQQRNADRSGQWRNDVNTALGAQDSGTPSYAAALGAVDRAADERSTVVCAAGTLPGELHKLWRAERTGGYHVEYGYSCMGYEIAGGIGVKMADPESEVFVVVGDGSYLMLNSEIATSVMMGLKIIIILFDSEGFSCINRLQRETGGEDFNNQFVDTVHETLPDIDYAAHARSLGAVAESVSGVAELEAALSRAKAASRTTLISIKVDPDKATDIGGHWWDVAVPEVSESEKVRTAFENYKQSASKQIIDG, encoded by the coding sequence ATGGCAACACAGACGGTCAGGATGACCATGGCGCAGGCGCTGGTTCGGTTCCTGTCAAATCAGATGATCGAAACGGAGCATGAGACCATCCCCTATTTTGGCGGGGTGTGGGCGATCTTCGGTCACGGCAATGTGTCCGGCATAGGGGAGGCGCTCTACCAGGTCCGGGATCGGTTGCCGACTTTCAGGGCGAACAATGAGCAAGCCATGGCGCACACGGCGATTGCTTATGCAAAGGCCGGCTTTCGCCGCCAGGCCATGGTGTGCACGTCATCTATCGGACCGGGCGCCACAAACTTCCTGACCGCAGCTGCGTTGGCTCATGTGAACCGGTTGCCGGTCCTTTTCCTGCCGGGCGACGTATTCGCCAACAGGCGGCCGGATCCTGTCTTGCAGCAGGTTGAAGATTTTCAGGATGGAACTGTTTCGGCAAATGACTGTTTCAAGCCGGTCTCCCGTTACTTCGACCGGATCACGCGTCCGGAACAAATCCTTCTGGCGCTGCCGCGCATGATGTCGGTGTTTACGGACCCTTCTACCTGTGGTCCGGTTTGCCTGTCTCTCTGCCAGGATGTGCAGGCGCAGGCATATGACTATCCCGTCTCGTTTTTTGAGGAACGAATCTGGCGCATCCGCCGCCCGGAACCTGACCGATTTGAAATGGACCGCCTGGTGCGGGCAATGGAAACGGCCAGGCGTCCATTGATTATCGCGGGCGGCGGTGCGCTATACAGCGGCGCGTCGCAGGTACTCGGCGCATTTGCGGAGCGGGTTGGGATTCCGGTGGCCGAAACCCAGGCCGGGCGCAGTACTCTTCGTTATTCTCATCCCATGAATCTGGGGGCGATCGGGGTTACAGGATCCGATGCCGCAAATGCTGCAGCTTCAGAAGCAGACCTGATCGTGGGCATCGGCACCCGGTTGCAAGACTTCACGACAGGCTCCCGCGCCCTGATTTCAGCGGAAGGACGCCAGCTTTTCCAGGTCAATATTGCCTCCTACGACGCGGAAAAGCATATGGCGACGCCCGTGGTCGGTGACGCCAGACAGGTCGTGGCCCGGCTTTCGGAAATGATCACACAGGCCGCGATTGAAGAAGACTGGCAGCAGCGCAATGCGGACCGGTCCGGGCAGTGGCGAAATGACGTCAATACGGCGTTGGGTGCCCAAGACTCCGGAACGCCATCTTACGCAGCCGCCCTTGGCGCAGTGGACCGCGCCGCGGATGAGCGCAGCACGGTCGTCTGCGCCGCCGGCACACTGCCCGGAGAGCTTCACAAGCTCTGGCGGGCGGAACGCACAGGCGGCTATCATGTCGAATACGGCTATTCCTGCATGGGATATGAGATCGCCGGCGGCATCGGCGTCAAAATGGCGGATCCGGAAAGCGAGGTATTTGTGGTCGTCGGTGATGGCAGCTATCTGATGCTGAATTCGGAGATCGCCACCTCGGTCATGATGGGGCTGAAGATCATCATTATACTGTTTGATTCCGAAGGCTTCTCCTGCATCAACCGGCTCCAGCGTGAAACAGGCGGGGAAGACTTCAACAACCAGTTCGTGGATACGGTCCATGAGACATTGCCGGACATCGACTACGCAGCACATGCCAGAAGCCTCGGTGCGGTAGCGGAATCTGTCTCCGGAGTCGCAGAACTTGAGGCAGCCTTGTCCCGCGCCAAAGCCGCCAGCCGGACCACGCTGATTTCAATCAAGGTCGACCCTGACAAGGCGACAGATATCGGAGGTCATTGGTGGGATGTGGCGGTGCCGGAAGTGTCGGAGAGTGAAAAGGTCCGCACGGCGTTTGAAAACTACAAGCAATCGGCCAGCAAACAGATTATCGATGGATAG
- the iolE gene encoding myo-inosose-2 dehydratase gives MKFGVSPIAWSNDDMPELGGETTLESCLTDVGELGFDGVELGGKFPRQSAELLPILKCHGLSLVGGWFSGNCLVNSAEEEIAALRAHQDLLRACGSDVFVYAECSNAVHGNRSVGLSGKPVLDAGAWRTFGERLTGIAEYLASEGFRFAYHHHTGTVVETAADLEQFLAVTGDAVGLTLDTGHAFVGGIDCAEIIRKVPARIAHVHCKDVRRSIFETVRKDDQSFLDGVLAGMFTVPGDGDIDFAPVFEALGHIRYDDWIIVEAEQDPALADPRLYARLGLDHVRSCAQTSRDTRKVEC, from the coding sequence ATGAAATTCGGGGTCAGCCCAATCGCCTGGTCCAATGACGATATGCCGGAGCTCGGAGGCGAGACGACGCTGGAATCCTGCCTGACCGATGTCGGCGAGTTGGGGTTTGACGGTGTTGAACTTGGCGGGAAGTTTCCCCGGCAGAGCGCCGAGCTGCTCCCGATCCTGAAATGCCATGGCCTCTCACTTGTCGGCGGCTGGTTTTCCGGCAATTGCCTTGTCAACTCCGCTGAAGAGGAGATCGCCGCCCTGCGGGCGCATCAGGACCTGTTGCGGGCATGCGGCTCGGACGTCTTTGTCTATGCCGAATGCAGCAATGCTGTGCACGGCAACCGGTCTGTTGGTTTGTCAGGAAAGCCGGTGCTGGATGCCGGAGCGTGGCGGACATTCGGGGAGCGCCTCACCGGGATCGCCGAATATCTCGCGTCAGAAGGGTTTCGGTTTGCCTATCATCATCATACCGGAACGGTCGTGGAAACAGCGGCCGATCTCGAGCAATTCCTTGCCGTGACGGGAGATGCGGTGGGGCTCACGCTGGATACGGGGCACGCGTTCGTGGGCGGGATCGACTGTGCAGAGATCATCCGCAAAGTGCCTGCACGCATAGCCCATGTTCACTGCAAGGATGTTCGCCGCAGCATATTCGAGACCGTCCGGAAGGATGACCAGAGCTTTCTGGATGGGGTGCTCGCCGGAATGTTCACGGTGCCAGGCGATGGAGACATCGATTTTGCGCCTGTGTTCGAAGCGCTTGGCCACATCAGGTATGATGACTGGATCATCGTTGAAGCGGAACAGGATCCGGCTCTCGCCGATCCCCGTCTTTATGCAAGGCTGGGGCTCGACCATGTCAGGTCTTGCGCCCAAACCAGTCGCGATACGAGAAAGGTTGAATGCTGA